From Lolium perenne isolate Kyuss_39 chromosome 5, Kyuss_2.0, whole genome shotgun sequence, a single genomic window includes:
- the LOC139831750 gene encoding ornithine decarboxylase-like: MLISFHVGRGASNTDVYRGTIDTARRVFDAAIALGMPPMRMVDIGGGVHGRPCVRRCGRGNQRGARPGRYLAGTAFTMAARVIGKHVRRGARLLD, encoded by the coding sequence ATGCTCATCTCCTTCCACGTCGGCAGGGGCGCGTCCAACACGGATGTGTACCGCGGCACCATCGACACAGCGCGCAGGGTGTTCGACGCGGCTATCGCTCTCGGCATGCCGCCGATGCGCATGGTCGACATCGGCGGCGGGGTTCATGGCCGGCCCTGCGTTCGACGATGCGGCCGCGGTAATCAACGAGGCGCTCGACCGGGGAGGTACTTGGCCGGGACGGCATTCACGATGGCGGCGCGCGTCATCGGGAAGCACGTGCGGCGAGGTGCGCGACTACTGGATTGA